The proteins below come from a single Anderseniella sp. Alg231-50 genomic window:
- a CDS encoding ABC transporter permease subunit has translation MARVKWLIPTIYIIFLMLPIYWLVSMSFKTTNEILGSFTLWPQNFTLENYRTIFTDPTWYNGYINSIIYVTINTVLSVTVALPAAYAFSRYRFLGDKHLFFWLLTNRMAPAAVFALPFFQLYSAIGIFDTHLAVALAHTLFNIPLAVWILEGFMSGVPKQLDETAYVDGYSFPAFFVKIFVPTIAAGVGVAAFFCFMFSWVELLLAKTLTAVAAKPIAATMTKTASSSGYELGLLAAAGTLTIIPGAIVIYFVRNYIAKGFALGRV, from the coding sequence ATGGCAAGAGTCAAGTGGCTGATCCCGACGATTTACATCATCTTCCTGATGCTGCCGATCTACTGGCTGGTGTCGATGTCGTTCAAGACCACCAATGAAATCCTCGGCTCGTTCACCCTGTGGCCGCAGAATTTCACGCTGGAGAACTACCGCACGATCTTCACCGACCCGACCTGGTACAACGGCTATATCAACTCGATCATCTACGTGACCATCAACACGGTGCTGTCGGTGACGGTGGCGCTGCCTGCGGCCTATGCATTTTCACGCTATCGCTTCCTGGGCGACAAGCACCTGTTCTTCTGGCTGCTCACCAACCGCATGGCGCCGGCTGCGGTGTTCGCCCTGCCGTTCTTCCAGCTTTATTCGGCAATCGGCATTTTTGATACCCACCTGGCCGTGGCGCTGGCGCATACCCTGTTCAATATCCCGCTGGCGGTGTGGATCCTGGAAGGCTTCATGTCGGGCGTACCGAAGCAGCTTGATGAAACTGCCTATGTGGACGGGTACTCGTTCCCGGCGTTCTTCGTGAAGATATTCGTGCCCACCATCGCTGCCGGGGTCGGCGTGGCGGCGTTCTTCTGCTTCATGTTCTCCTGGGTGGAATTGCTGCTGGCCAAGACACTGACGGCGGTTGCGGCCAAGCCGATTGCGGCGACCATGACCAAGACGGCCTCGTCGTCGGGCTATGAACTCGGGCTGCTGGCGGCAGCCGGGACGCTGACCATCATACCTGGCGCGATCGTGATCTACTTCGTGCGCAATTACATCGCCAAGGGCTTTGCCCTGGGCCGGGTTTAG
- a CDS encoding ABC transporter permease subunit, whose amino-acid sequence MNKTVNQKAWFFVAPVLILVAFNAIVPLMTVVNYSVQETFGDNVFFWAGLRWFEEILRSPRFHDALGRQLFFTGTILAIEVPLGVIIALAMPRKGPWVSVCLVLMAMPLLIPWNVVGAMWNIFGLPELGLLGKTLNTLGFDYNYTRQPGDAWFTLILMDVWHWTSLVVLLAYAGLVSIPDAYYQAARIDGASSWAIFRYIQLPKMKRVLTIAVLLRFMDSFNIYTEPSVLTGGGPGNSTTLLSIDLVKIALGQFDLGPAAAMSLIYFLVILLFSWIFYTVMTRGEEQ is encoded by the coding sequence ATGAACAAGACCGTCAACCAGAAAGCCTGGTTCTTCGTCGCGCCGGTTCTCATCCTGGTGGCCTTCAACGCCATCGTGCCGCTGATGACCGTTGTCAATTACTCGGTCCAGGAAACCTTTGGCGACAACGTGTTCTTCTGGGCGGGACTGCGCTGGTTCGAGGAAATCCTGCGCTCGCCGCGTTTCCATGATGCGCTTGGCCGCCAGCTGTTTTTCACCGGCACCATCCTGGCCATCGAAGTGCCGCTGGGCGTCATCATCGCGCTTGCCATGCCTCGAAAGGGCCCGTGGGTCTCGGTCTGCCTGGTGCTGATGGCCATGCCGTTGCTGATCCCGTGGAACGTGGTCGGCGCCATGTGGAACATTTTCGGCCTGCCGGAGCTTGGCCTGCTCGGCAAGACGCTGAATACCCTGGGCTTCGACTACAACTATACCCGCCAGCCCGGCGATGCCTGGTTCACGCTCATCCTGATGGATGTGTGGCACTGGACCTCGTTGGTGGTGCTGCTGGCCTATGCAGGGCTGGTGTCGATCCCCGACGCCTATTACCAGGCCGCGCGCATTGACGGGGCAAGCTCGTGGGCGATCTTCCGCTACATCCAGTTGCCCAAGATGAAGCGGGTGCTGACCATTGCGGTCCTGCTGCGCTTCATGGACTCGTTCAACATCTATACCGAGCCATCGGTGCTGACCGGCGGCGGCCCCGGCAATTCGACGACGTTGTTGTCCATCGACCTGGTGAAGATCGCGCTAGGCCAGTTTGACCTCGGACCGGCGGCTGCCATGTCGTTGATCTACTTCCTGGTGATCCTGTTGTTCAGCTGGATTTTCTACACGGTAATGACCAGAGGGGAGGAACAGTGA
- a CDS encoding DUF2160 family membrane protein, producing the protein MEDVVMFSAKWWTLPLGKTWMAWTPATASFFLFIVLAITVMGVWEYYRPGGDPRRGVFAIDTTRGDRLFISLLGSAFIFIAWLFFIGSPLWWPMGIAVLWFVFVFRYV; encoded by the coding sequence ATGGAAGATGTTGTCATGTTCTCCGCCAAGTGGTGGACCCTGCCGCTGGGCAAGACCTGGATGGCGTGGACACCGGCCACGGCCAGCTTCTTCCTGTTCATCGTGCTGGCCATAACGGTCATGGGCGTGTGGGAATACTATCGTCCCGGCGGCGATCCGCGCCGCGGCGTGTTTGCCATAGACACGACCCGCGGCGACCGGCTGTTCATCTCGCTGCTGGGCAGCGCCTTCATCTTCATCGCCTGGCTGTTTTTCATCGGCTCGCCGCTGTGGTGGCCGATGGGCATTGCGGTTTTGTGGTTCGTGTTCGTGTTCCGGTATGTGTGA
- a CDS encoding DeoR family transcriptional regulator has protein sequence MDILEIARREGRVDVETLALRFEVTPQTIRKDLNDLCDIEKLNRVHGGAVFPSNTVNMAYQARRDISADGKARIARAIAGLIPDNSSLILNIGTTTEQVAYALRRHQGLMVITNNLNVAYILSDAPGVEVVVSGGMVRKSDGGIVGAAAIDLIRQFKVDFAVIGVSAIDEEGCLLDFDYREVRVSQAILGQARTSILAADTSKFERRAPVQIGQLEDLDVFVTDEQPPRSIKKICNVAKVHLKVAEADLATGKAAE, from the coding sequence ATGGATATTCTTGAGATCGCGCGGCGTGAAGGCCGCGTGGATGTGGAAACGCTTGCGCTTCGTTTTGAGGTCACGCCGCAGACAATCCGTAAGGATCTCAATGACCTGTGCGACATTGAAAAACTCAACCGGGTTCACGGTGGCGCGGTGTTTCCGTCCAATACGGTCAACATGGCCTATCAGGCCCGCCGGGACATTTCCGCCGACGGCAAGGCCCGCATTGCCCGTGCCATTGCCGGACTGATCCCGGACAATTCGTCGCTGATCCTCAATATCGGCACCACAACCGAACAGGTAGCTTACGCCCTGCGCCGCCACCAGGGGTTGATGGTGATCACCAACAATCTGAATGTCGCCTACATATTGTCCGACGCGCCGGGCGTTGAAGTCGTGGTGTCTGGCGGCATGGTCCGCAAGAGCGATGGCGGCATTGTCGGTGCCGCGGCAATTGACCTGATCCGGCAGTTCAAGGTCGACTTCGCCGTGATTGGCGTATCGGCAATCGATGAAGAAGGCTGCCTGCTTGATTTCGATTATCGCGAGGTTCGTGTGTCACAGGCCATTCTGGGCCAGGCCCGCACCAGCATTCTGGCAGCCGACACCAGCAAGTTTGAACGCCGCGCGCCAGTGCAGATCGGGCAGCTCGAAGACCTGGATGTTTTCGTTACCGACGAGCAGCCTCCCCGCAGCATCAAGAAGATCTGCAACGTCGCAAAAGTTCACCTCAAGGTTGCAGAAGCCGACCTGGCAACCGGAAAGGCGGCTGAATGA
- the glpK gene encoding glycerol kinase GlpK, with protein sequence MGNFVLAIDQGTTSSRAIIFDADQKIVAVGQQEFAQYFPKSGWVEHDPEDIWSSVVATCRDAISKAGIKPSDISAIGITNQRETTVMWDRETGRCVHKAIVWQDRRTSDLCTKLKKAGHEKSFSTRTGLLLDPYFSGTKVSWLLNNVKGLRKKAEAGRIAFGTVDSFLIWRLTGGASHVTDATNASRTLMFNIRTNKWDKGLLKVLDVPANVLPDVLDCAADFGVTDPAILGAAIPVLGVAGDQQAATIGNACFKPGMLKSTYGTGCFALLNTGSDMVRSKNRLLTTIAYRLNGKTTYALEGSIFMAGATVQWLRDEMGFLKSASDSGAMAAKADPEQDVYLVPAFTGLGAPHWDANARGAIFGLTRASGPNELAQAALEAVCYQTHDLLSAMQKDWKSQTARKTVLRVDGGMVASDWTMQRLADVLNAPVDRPEVLETTALGAAWLAASRVGLWPTASGFAKSWALDQRFRPKMKQAVRQRKIAGWSDAVRRTLSKPDN encoded by the coding sequence ATGGGCAATTTCGTTCTAGCCATTGATCAGGGCACGACATCTTCACGGGCCATCATTTTTGACGCCGACCAGAAGATTGTCGCCGTCGGCCAGCAGGAATTCGCACAGTATTTTCCGAAATCCGGCTGGGTCGAGCACGATCCCGAGGACATCTGGTCAAGCGTCGTCGCCACCTGCAGGGACGCGATCAGCAAGGCCGGGATCAAGCCGTCAGACATTTCAGCAATCGGCATCACCAACCAGCGCGAAACCACCGTCATGTGGGATCGCGAGACAGGCAGGTGCGTGCACAAGGCGATCGTCTGGCAGGACCGGCGCACGTCGGACTTGTGCACAAAGCTGAAGAAGGCCGGACACGAGAAGAGCTTCAGCACCAGGACCGGGCTGCTGCTCGATCCTTATTTTTCCGGCACCAAGGTCTCCTGGCTGCTGAACAATGTGAAGGGCCTGCGCAAAAAGGCCGAAGCCGGACGCATTGCCTTCGGCACCGTCGACAGTTTCCTGATCTGGCGGCTGACCGGTGGCGCCTCCCACGTCACGGATGCCACCAATGCCTCGCGCACGCTGATGTTCAATATCAGGACCAACAAGTGGGACAAGGGCCTGCTCAAGGTGCTGGACGTGCCCGCAAATGTGTTGCCGGACGTGCTTGACTGTGCTGCGGATTTCGGTGTCACCGATCCTGCCATCCTCGGCGCGGCCATTCCCGTCCTCGGCGTGGCCGGTGATCAGCAGGCGGCGACCATCGGCAATGCCTGCTTCAAGCCCGGCATGCTGAAATCCACCTATGGAACCGGATGCTTTGCCCTGCTCAATACCGGGTCGGACATGGTGCGCTCAAAAAACCGGCTGCTGACCACCATCGCCTATCGCCTCAACGGCAAGACAACCTATGCGCTGGAAGGTTCGATTTTCATGGCCGGCGCGACCGTGCAGTGGCTGCGCGACGAGATGGGGTTCCTGAAATCAGCCAGCGACAGCGGCGCCATGGCTGCCAAGGCCGATCCGGAACAGGATGTCTATCTGGTCCCCGCCTTTACCGGCCTTGGCGCACCCCACTGGGATGCAAATGCCCGTGGCGCGATCTTTGGCCTGACACGCGCATCAGGCCCCAATGAGCTGGCCCAGGCCGCCCTTGAAGCGGTGTGCTATCAAACCCATGACTTGCTGTCGGCCATGCAGAAGGACTGGAAGTCGCAAACCGCCCGCAAGACCGTGCTGCGGGTAGACGGCGGCATGGTCGCATCGGACTGGACCATGCAACGCCTTGCCGACGTGCTGAATGCGCCGGTGGACCGGCCGGAAGTGCTGGAAACCACCGCCCTGGGTGCCGCCTGGCTTGCCGCGTCACGCGTCGGCCTGTGGCCGACCGCTTCCGGATTTGCTAAATCGTGGGCATTGGATCAGCGCTTCAGGCCGAAGATGAAACAGGCTGTCCGGCAACGCAAGATTGCCGGGTGGAGCGACGCGGTAAGACGTACTTTGAGCAAACCGGACAACTGA
- the glpD gene encoding glycerol-3-phosphate dehydrogenase, which produces MNRQSQHAGLTPHYDVLIIGGGINGCGIARDAVGRGFSVCLCEAGDFGGGTSSASTKLVHGGLRYLEHYEFLLVRKALMEREVLWKMAPHIIWPMRFVLPHHAGLRPAWLLRLGLFLYDHIGGRKLLPPTTSVNLAHDEVGKPLKPAFSKAFEYSDCWVEDSRLVVLNALDAADRGANMQPRTKVVHAQRVDGQWRVEMEDTSNGHRETVTAGIIVNAAGPWVDKVLKQVFGYNDARNVRLVRGSHIVIARKFAHDKAYIFQNDDNRIIFAIPYEGDYTLIGTTDAEHGDDMDKPEISAEEIGYLCDMASEYFSEPVTRSDVVWTYSGVRPLYDDGASKAQEATRDYVIRTDGDNDTGLLLNIFGGKITTFRVLAEQILKKIEDALGTRDPAWTADAALPGGDFAVQGFDALVDEYVAARPLLDRKLITRLVRQYGTRALMVLGDAQKSDDLGKEFGIGLHEAEVLYLMRHEWAATAQDVLFRRTKLGIAYERKQIQALQEFMDRAAKTMHTTTSQTAVR; this is translated from the coding sequence ATGAACAGGCAGTCGCAGCACGCCGGCCTGACGCCTCACTATGATGTTCTGATCATCGGCGGCGGCATCAATGGCTGCGGTATCGCCCGCGATGCGGTTGGCCGCGGCTTTTCCGTCTGCCTGTGCGAGGCGGGTGATTTCGGCGGCGGCACGTCTTCAGCCTCCACAAAGCTCGTCCATGGCGGTCTGCGCTATCTCGAGCACTATGAGTTCCTGCTGGTGCGCAAGGCGCTGATGGAACGCGAAGTGTTGTGGAAAATGGCACCACATATCATCTGGCCGATGCGGTTTGTCCTGCCGCATCATGCAGGCCTGCGCCCGGCCTGGCTGCTGCGGCTGGGCCTGTTCCTGTATGATCACATCGGCGGGCGCAAACTCCTGCCCCCGACAACCAGCGTGAACCTGGCGCATGACGAAGTCGGCAAGCCACTGAAGCCGGCATTCAGCAAAGCCTTTGAATATTCCGACTGCTGGGTTGAGGATTCCCGGCTGGTGGTATTGAACGCGCTCGACGCCGCAGACCGCGGCGCCAACATGCAGCCGCGCACGAAAGTCGTGCACGCACAACGCGTCGACGGTCAGTGGCGGGTCGAGATGGAAGACACATCCAACGGCCACAGAGAAACCGTTACCGCCGGCATCATCGTCAATGCCGCTGGCCCCTGGGTCGACAAGGTGCTGAAGCAGGTGTTCGGCTACAACGACGCCCGCAATGTCCGCCTGGTGCGCGGCAGCCATATCGTCATTGCGCGCAAGTTTGCTCACGACAAGGCCTACATATTCCAGAATGACGACAACCGCATCATCTTCGCCATTCCCTATGAGGGCGACTACACCCTGATCGGCACCACAGATGCTGAACATGGCGATGACATGGACAAGCCGGAAATATCTGCCGAAGAAATCGGCTACCTGTGTGACATGGCCAGTGAGTATTTTTCTGAACCTGTAACCAGATCGGATGTCGTGTGGACCTATTCCGGCGTCCGTCCCCTGTATGACGACGGGGCCAGCAAGGCGCAGGAGGCCACCCGCGACTATGTCATACGTACGGACGGCGATAACGACACCGGATTGCTGCTCAACATCTTCGGCGGCAAGATCACCACGTTCCGGGTGCTGGCCGAACAAATTCTCAAGAAAATCGAAGACGCCCTGGGCACCCGCGACCCGGCCTGGACTGCGGATGCCGCCCTACCCGGCGGCGACTTTGCCGTGCAGGGCTTTGACGCGCTGGTCGATGAATATGTTGCCGCCCGCCCGCTTCTGGACCGCAAGCTGATCACAAGGCTTGTGCGTCAATACGGCACCAGGGCACTGATGGTACTCGGCGATGCACAAAAATCCGATGATCTCGGCAAGGAATTCGGCATTGGCCTGCATGAAGCGGAAGTGCTCTACCTGATGCGCCATGAATGGGCAGCCACGGCGCAGGACGTCTTGTTCAGGCGCACCAAGCTGGGCATCGCCTATGAGCGCAAGCAGATACAGGCCTTGCAGGAATTCATGGATCGTGCTGCAAAAACCATGCATACGACAACAAGCCAGACCGCCGTCCGTTAG
- a CDS encoding extracellular solute-binding protein produces MKKLLLASVAVFALGAAALPAQADKAAAEKWVNDEFQPSALSKEDQLKEMDWFIKAAEPFKGMEINVLSETIPTHEYESKTLTKAFEEITGIKVNHQLLGEGEVVQAVQTQMQTNRNLYDAYINDSDLIGTHSRLQQAVNLSDWMEGEGKGVTNPGLDVEDFIGKSFTTGPDGKLYQLPDQQFANLYWFRKDWFDKPELKEKFKAKYGYELGVPVNWSAYEDIAQFFSEDVKEIDGVRIYGHMDYGKRAPDLGWRMTDAWLSMAGATSPGLPNGRPIDEWGIRMEADSCNPSGASVARGGGTNAPASVFAIAKWDEWLRKYAPPGAADYDFYQSLPALAQGNVAQQIFWYTAFTASMVAPKADGNNTVDDDGNPQWRMAPSPHGPYWKDGMKLGYQDAGSWTILKSTPVDRAKAAWLYAQFVVSKTVDVKKSDVGLTFIRDSTVRHDHFTKRAPKLGGLIEFYRSPDRVNWTPTGVNVPDYPKLAQLWWQNIGDVNSGAFTPQQAMDRLAGEMDQVMGRMQAADEQAKIYGGCGPRLNEAKDPADWLGKENGPAAKLANEKEPGKTIAYEEIVKRWAQ; encoded by the coding sequence ATGAAAAAGCTGCTTTTAGCGTCAGTTGCGGTATTTGCACTGGGCGCTGCGGCTCTTCCTGCGCAGGCCGACAAGGCCGCGGCAGAGAAGTGGGTAAACGACGAATTCCAGCCATCCGCGCTTTCGAAAGAAGACCAGTTGAAGGAGATGGACTGGTTCATCAAGGCGGCGGAGCCGTTCAAGGGAATGGAGATCAATGTGCTGTCGGAAACGATTCCGACGCATGAGTACGAATCCAAGACGCTGACCAAGGCGTTTGAAGAGATCACCGGCATCAAGGTCAACCACCAGCTTCTCGGAGAAGGCGAGGTGGTGCAGGCGGTGCAGACCCAGATGCAGACCAACCGCAACCTGTATGATGCCTACATCAATGACAGCGACCTGATCGGCACCCATTCGCGCCTGCAGCAGGCGGTCAACCTGTCCGACTGGATGGAAGGAGAAGGCAAGGGCGTTACCAATCCCGGCCTCGACGTGGAAGATTTCATCGGCAAGTCATTCACCACCGGCCCGGACGGCAAACTCTACCAGCTGCCGGATCAGCAGTTCGCCAACCTGTACTGGTTCCGCAAGGACTGGTTCGACAAGCCGGAACTGAAGGAAAAGTTCAAGGCCAAGTACGGCTATGAGCTGGGTGTGCCGGTCAACTGGTCAGCCTATGAAGACATTGCGCAATTCTTCAGTGAAGACGTCAAGGAAATCGATGGTGTCCGCATCTACGGTCACATGGATTACGGCAAACGCGCCCCTGACCTTGGCTGGCGCATGACCGATGCCTGGCTGTCCATGGCCGGTGCCACGTCTCCGGGCCTGCCGAACGGCCGGCCGATCGACGAATGGGGCATCCGCATGGAGGCAGACAGCTGCAATCCATCCGGTGCATCAGTTGCCCGCGGTGGCGGCACCAACGCACCGGCTTCCGTTTTCGCTATCGCCAAGTGGGACGAGTGGCTGCGCAAATATGCGCCTCCCGGTGCGGCTGACTATGACTTCTACCAGTCCCTGCCGGCGCTTGCGCAGGGCAATGTGGCCCAGCAGATTTTCTGGTACACAGCGTTTACCGCATCCATGGTTGCGCCGAAAGCAGACGGCAACAACACCGTTGACGATGACGGCAATCCGCAATGGCGCATGGCACCGAGCCCGCACGGGCCATACTGGAAGGACGGCATGAAGCTGGGTTACCAGGATGCCGGATCATGGACAATTCTGAAGTCCACTCCGGTTGATCGTGCCAAGGCTGCATGGCTGTACGCACAGTTCGTGGTGTCCAAGACAGTGGACGTGAAGAAGTCCGACGTTGGTCTGACCTTCATTCGCGACAGCACCGTGCGTCATGATCACTTCACCAAGCGCGCCCCGAAACTGGGGGGGCTTATCGAGTTCTATCGCTCACCGGACCGGGTCAACTGGACTCCAACCGGCGTCAACGTGCCGGATTATCCGAAACTGGCGCAGTTGTGGTGGCAGAACATCGGTGACGTGAACTCCGGTGCCTTTACACCGCAGCAGGCGATGGATCGCCTGGCCGGTGAAATGGACCAGGTCATGGGCCGCATGCAGGCTGCCGACGAGCAGGCCAAGATCTACGGCGGTTGCGGTCCGCGCCTGAACGAAGCCAAGGATCCTGCCGACTGGCTCGGCAAGGAGAACGGCCCGGCTGCCAAGCTGGCCAATGAGAAGGAGCCAGGCAAGACGATTGCTTACGAAGAAATCGTCAAGCGCTGGGCGCAGTAG
- a CDS encoding ATP-binding cassette domain-containing protein, with product MARITLKNLKHAYMPNPVNDEDWALKELNLDWDDGGAYALLGPSGCGKTTLLNLISGLLTPSHGSILFDDQDVTGLPPEQRKIAQVFQFPVVYDTMTVYDNLAFPLRNRGVDEATVDKRVREVAEMNDLTATLGNRASGLTADGKQKISLGRGLVRTDVNAILFDEPLTVIDPHLKFQLRSKLKELHTRVPNTMIYVTHDQTEAITFADKVVVMNVGEVVQVGTPKELFEEPHHTFVGHFIGSPGMNVLACEVKNGHAYIAGKRIATANKAVAKAGKSEIGVRPEFVKFARQGLEARVVKVSDAGRFSVVEADSAGGRIRLLVEEGGTIPSESAHLEFDPAATRIYSDGWLAGREGQP from the coding sequence ATGGCCCGGATAACCCTTAAAAACCTCAAACATGCTTACATGCCGAACCCGGTGAACGACGAAGACTGGGCGTTGAAGGAGCTCAATCTGGACTGGGACGACGGCGGGGCCTATGCGCTGCTGGGTCCGTCGGGGTGCGGCAAGACAACCCTGCTCAACCTGATCTCCGGCCTGCTGACACCGTCGCACGGCAGCATCCTGTTCGATGACCAGGACGTCACCGGCCTGCCGCCGGAGCAGCGCAAGATCGCGCAGGTTTTCCAGTTTCCCGTCGTCTACGATACCATGACCGTTTACGACAACCTGGCGTTTCCGTTGCGCAACCGCGGCGTCGACGAGGCAACCGTGGACAAGCGGGTGCGCGAGGTGGCGGAGATGAACGACCTTACCGCGACGCTCGGAAATCGCGCGTCCGGGCTGACGGCTGACGGCAAGCAGAAGATCTCGCTGGGCCGCGGGCTGGTGCGCACCGATGTCAACGCCATCCTGTTCGACGAACCGCTGACGGTGATCGACCCGCACCTGAAATTCCAGCTGCGGTCGAAGCTGAAGGAACTGCACACACGGGTTCCCAACACGATGATCTACGTGACCCACGACCAGACCGAGGCGATCACCTTTGCCGACAAGGTGGTGGTGATGAACGTCGGCGAGGTCGTGCAGGTCGGCACGCCCAAGGAACTGTTTGAAGAACCGCACCATACCTTTGTCGGACACTTCATCGGATCGCCGGGCATGAACGTGCTGGCATGCGAGGTGAAAAACGGTCACGCCTATATTGCCGGCAAGAGGATTGCCACGGCGAACAAGGCTGTTGCCAAGGCCGGTAAATCGGAAATCGGCGTGCGGCCCGAGTTCGTGAAATTTGCCCGGCAGGGCCTTGAGGCACGCGTGGTGAAAGTTTCCGATGCGGGCCGGTTTTCCGTCGTGGAGGCCGACAGCGCCGGTGGCCGGATCAGGCTGCTGGTGGAAGAGGGCGGCACGATCCCGTCGGAGTCCGCCCATCTCGAATTCGACCCCGCAGCGACCCGGATCTACAGCGACGGATGGCTGGCGGGCCGGGAGGGTCAGCCATGA
- a CDS encoding ATP-binding cassette domain-containing protein codes for MALELKNVAKKIGADTHIHPTDLTFEPGSFNILLGTTLAGKTTLMQMMAGLEKPTSGEVWFDGKDVTGTAVQKRNVSMVYQQFINYPNMSVFDNIASPLRVARLPAGEIRSRVGEMAELMRISAMLDRRPSELSGGQQQRTAMARALVKDSDLILLDEPLANLDFKLREEMRDELPRLFAERNCVVVYATTEPTEALLLGGQTAAMHEGRVVDFGQTAQIYRQPSSLTSAMVFSEPPINLANAAVKSGWVRLDEGVSWKADKGLADGAYTIGIRPHHVSPVRQSTKSVVIEGKVKVAELTGSESIIHFHAHDYPWVSLSHGVHPFETGQFARFYADMSKCFYFDADGRLVDLAPAGKAA; via the coding sequence ATGGCGCTTGAACTGAAAAACGTGGCCAAGAAAATAGGGGCGGATACGCATATCCACCCGACCGACCTGACGTTTGAGCCGGGCAGTTTCAACATTCTGCTTGGCACCACGCTTGCCGGCAAGACCACCCTGATGCAGATGATGGCAGGCCTTGAAAAACCGACGTCCGGCGAGGTCTGGTTCGACGGCAAGGATGTCACCGGCACCGCGGTCCAGAAACGCAATGTGTCCATGGTCTACCAGCAGTTCATCAATTATCCGAACATGTCGGTGTTCGACAATATCGCCTCGCCCTTGCGCGTTGCCAGGCTTCCGGCCGGGGAAATCCGCTCCCGCGTCGGCGAGATGGCCGAACTGATGCGGATTTCGGCCATGCTGGACCGAAGACCGTCGGAACTGTCGGGCGGCCAGCAGCAACGCACCGCCATGGCCCGTGCGCTGGTCAAGGACAGTGACCTGATACTGCTCGACGAACCGCTGGCCAACCTTGATTTCAAACTGCGCGAGGAAATGCGCGACGAACTGCCCAGGCTGTTTGCGGAACGCAATTGCGTGGTGGTGTATGCGACGACCGAACCGACCGAAGCCCTGTTGCTGGGAGGCCAGACTGCGGCCATGCACGAGGGCCGGGTCGTGGACTTCGGTCAGACCGCGCAGATTTACCGGCAGCCCTCCAGCCTGACGTCGGCCATGGTGTTTTCCGAACCGCCGATCAACCTGGCCAACGCAGCGGTGAAATCCGGCTGGGTGCGGTTGGATGAAGGGGTTTCATGGAAGGCAGACAAGGGGCTTGCCGACGGGGCCTACACGATCGGCATCCGGCCGCACCATGTGTCGCCGGTGCGTCAGTCCACCAAATCCGTTGTCATCGAGGGCAAGGTCAAGGTGGCAGAACTCACCGGGTCTGAAAGCATCATTCATTTCCACGCCCATGATTATCCCTGGGTGTCCCTGTCACACGGCGTGCATCCGTTCGAGACCGGCCAGTTCGCCAGGTTCTATGCCGACATGTCGAAGTGCTTCTATTTTGATGCAGACGGCAGGCTGGTCGATCTGGCTCCGGCAGGGAAGGCAGCGTGA
- a CDS encoding EamA family transporter, whose product MSEDRPALAASLMVSALCMLALQDSLVKLASADVSLWQFQTLRALCNLTMLFVLSRFIWGNASVWPKRFWTVALRSGFLVGAMLSFFGAIPFLSLSEVAAGLYVFPLFVAVLSAVILGERVGPRRIAAVVAGFAGTLLILKPASASFQWVSLVPVLAGLFYAATVLTTRKLCREESPATLALGVSVAFVTVGALGLATMETLKPAELAASWPYLFVGWNPLALEIAALIVVCSMLNLTANISLAKAYQSAESSWLAPFDYSYLIFATFWGVVMWGDVPDLLSFTGMAMIAGSGCYVAWRERKESRLREADLNRALR is encoded by the coding sequence ATGTCTGAGGATCGTCCCGCTTTGGCCGCGTCACTGATGGTGAGCGCCCTGTGCATGCTCGCCCTGCAGGATTCCCTGGTCAAGCTGGCCAGCGCCGACGTGTCGTTGTGGCAGTTCCAGACACTGCGCGCCCTTTGCAATCTCACCATGCTGTTCGTGCTGTCGCGCTTCATCTGGGGCAATGCCTCGGTCTGGCCGAAACGGTTCTGGACGGTGGCGCTGCGCAGCGGCTTTCTGGTCGGCGCCATGCTCAGCTTCTTTGGTGCCATTCCGTTTCTCAGCCTGTCGGAGGTTGCAGCAGGCCTGTATGTGTTTCCGCTGTTTGTCGCCGTGCTGTCCGCCGTGATCCTGGGCGAGCGTGTCGGCCCGCGCCGCATCGCCGCGGTGGTGGCGGGATTTGCAGGGACGCTTCTCATTCTCAAACCGGCATCGGCCTCGTTCCAGTGGGTATCGCTGGTCCCGGTCCTGGCCGGCCTGTTCTACGCCGCCACCGTGCTGACCACCCGGAAACTGTGCCGGGAAGAAAGCCCTGCCACCCTGGCGCTGGGCGTGTCGGTGGCGTTCGTGACGGTTGGCGCACTGGGACTGGCAACCATGGAGACACTGAAGCCTGCGGAACTGGCTGCCAGCTGGCCTTATCTGTTTGTCGGCTGGAACCCGCTGGCGCTGGAAATAGCCGCCCTCATCGTGGTGTGCTCGATGCTCAACCTGACCGCCAACATCAGCCTGGCCAAGGCCTACCAGAGCGCCGAATCGAGCTGGCTGGCGCCGTTCGACTATTCCTACCTGATCTTTGCAACCTTCTGGGGCGTGGTGATGTGGGGCGACGTTCCCGACCTGCTGTCATTCACCGGCATGGCCATGATTGCCGGGTCCGGCTGCTACGTTGCATGGCGCGAACGCAAGGAGAGCCGGCTGCGCGAGGCTGATCTCAATCGGGCATTGAGATAA